In the genome of Mesosutterella faecium, the window TCCGATTGCGCAGCCGCACAAAATACCGGCACGCCTGACCTTCATCCGCCGTTTTGGAATATTGGAGTATGCGTTCTTCTATAGGCAGGAACCTGCCCATCGGAATCGGCTCGCCAAACAAGGGTTTCAACGCTTCAATTGAAGGAATCCGATCAACCTGCTGCTGCCTTTCTTCCGGCCAGGCCCTGTTAATGACCACCTTGTTTTCAGGCAGAAGCGTGACTTCAAACAGATACTGCGGCCGCCCCTCCTGGGTAAGCCAGCAGGGAGGAACATCCAGGCCTGCCCGCTTGCAGTATTTCAGTTTGGAATTAACCCCCTCCAGAGTCTTTTTGCATTCGCTCAGAGTTTGCGGAACCTTTGAATCATCCTGAGGAGCGGGAGTTGATTCCTTTTGAAGGGTTTTAGCCCGAATTTTGACATAGTCGATTACATCAGTCCTGAACCTTTCAAATTCGGGGCCGGCGATGCCCTCTTTATGCGTACTTTGCCAGGCCGCCAGAATATTTTTTCCTAAATCAATAATCTGGTGAGATTCTTCTGGCGAAGTACCCAATACCACAGACACGCATTTCTCGCAATGGCTTAAGGGGTCAATAGCTTCATCTCCCGGTTTGGTTGGGCAGACGCAAGAAAAAGCGCTGCCAACGCATCTGTCAAGCTGCTCCGACTTATTTAAAAGCAGCACCCCCAGCAGCATGACTAGCAAAAGCAAAAGCGTGAAAGCTATTTCCGTCAGGGACAGAGAAAAAGTCGAGTCTTTCTTTCGGATATCCATCTTTTAGTTAAAGAATCTGCGAAAAAACGGTTTATGAAGCTCTTCAGCAACTTTGTCTGCACTGGAGGCTATCGCCTGCGCCTTATCTTCAAAACCATTCAAACTCTCATTGATCGTCCGTGTCTGATCCTTAAGGGCCTGCGCCTCTTGGGTTACCGCCTGCAAGGAATGTTTGATGTCTTCGGAATAATTGGACAGCTGTTCCAGCGACTTTGCTCTTTCCAGTGAAGCGGTAAATTTATCTATAGCATCAGCCAGCCCCTGTGAGCTTGCGCGGATGGACATGCCGGCCGCCTGGGCGGATTTTTCAATTGGGCTCAGGTCTACCCTGGTGTTGGAAACTTCCGTTGAAAATGCCTTGGCAGCCTTCGATGCTTCCAGAGTTCCCTGTCCCAAGGTAGAAGTCAGTTTTGAAATAGCCTCAGAAACGGCGTCAGAATTCATTTTTTGAGCTAAGCCATCAGCCGCATTCAACAAGCTGTCTGCTGCCTTTCCCATGTTTTCATCACTTCTCTTCACCTGCCTAGCCAGTTGGGAAATCTGAGCAGAAAGAGCCGCCCGAGTCTCAGCAAAGGATTCCACCATCCCTGCCGCACTGCTTTCTATAGTCTTTTTAACGCCCGAAGAAAACTCCTGCTGCTGTTCCATCAACTTTTTGTTATTTTCACTGCTAGCCTCAAATTGGCTGTCAAGATTATCTTGAAAAGCCTGCGAAGTCTCACCCATCAATTTTTCGACCTGCTGCTTCATGCTTTTGAGAGCAGCCAAGGTTTCGGCATTTGACTGCTTAAGGCTGCCCTGAATGTTTCCAGACAAAGAAAGCATGTCTGCTCTTGTCCTGTTGAACGCATTTACCGATTCCACAAGCACTGCATTGAGTTCCCTCAAATTATGGGCGGTTGCTTGTATCACTATGGTCGTGGGGTCAGAAGAGGAGACTTCCACAGGCTCTGGTTTCCTGAATTCTGTTTTCTCCCCTAGGCTTTCAGATAAAAATCCGGCAAGCTTGTCCTCTTCTTGACCAAAGGTGACGTAATAGATCCTAAAGGCCATGCCCACACCAGTGGTAACCATTGCTGCCGCAAAACGTATGGCAATGCTCCCTATGTCAACATGGACTGAATCGAAATCAGCCATTGCAAGGATGATGGAAGCAATGGTGAATACAAAGCCCAGGTAGTAGCAGCTATCACCAAAAACTGTCTTGACTTGGTAGCTTTTGTTTCTGACTGCTAAAGCGCCATAAACCAAATAAACAGACATGAATCCCAAAGGAACCCAGAAACCCAGGCTCCAAGGTTCATTTAAAAACCAGGCAAGTATGGCCGAGCCTATTTTCAGGGCAAGGATGACCATAAAAACCCATTTTAAAAATGGAGGCAATAGGTTTGGGTTATTATCCTCTGTTTTTTTTGGTAATTTAATTTTCATTTTTATTTTCCGACAGGAATTACTGAATCAACAGTTGCGCCATCTTTTAAAAAGTATTGCTCCCAAAATGCCAGATTGCTTTTGGTCTGCAGTCTAGGATCATTGACAAAGTAATAAAGCTGCACCCCCACATTTGGGAGATAAGCTTTTGTTTCTGAAGCATAGGGGCTCCCTTCAAAAGCCGTAAAAGATGGAGTTCCCCGGTAAAGTGAAAAGCCTTCTGTATTTTGTAGCATATCTGAAAAAATCAAAAGCTTGCGCTCTCCTCTCACATTCCATTTTCTTAGAGAATTTACAGAAGCAAATTGTATCGTTTCCATAATAGGGGATATTTTTTCTGGTTCTTTTTTACTGGTCAATTTCTCAATGAGTTTGTCTATCGGCTTGGCAAATTTTTCGTAAAACCGTTTTTTCATCAGTTTTTCGTTTTCATTTAAAGGGTTGGCATCAGAACCGTCGCGCGGCTTGCAGACTTCGATCAGAGGTCGGCGATTGCTGTTGGGATCTCCGCTGATGCTATAAAGGCTCAACAACTCCCCGTCCTTCATTTGTTTTCTGACGAGTTGCTCCATTTGGACTTTAAAAAAATCTGCCTGTATTGGGCTTAAAGGATCAGTTTCATCTACGAGAACTATCGTATGCCCGACCGGCGTCGGCTCTCCATTGACCACAGGGCAACCGAACGTGGAATCAACGGTTTTATGGGAAAAATAAAGATATACAGCAGCGACTACTAAAATGCATGTGATTGTCAGTAATAAAACAATGGCAAATGTTTTGTTGTTGGATTGGTTATCGTCAATTGATTCAAACGGATCATTTTCATTGCTCATGGTATTCAAGCCCCTTTCAATGCTAATTTGTTTTATTTAAGCAAAAGCTGATATTTTTCCAAAAGCTCCTGCTTTATAGCCGGCAAGTCATCATCCAAGGATTTCGACATCGCCTGGCATTCCGCATAAATTTTGTAATCTAAATTCATGTCAGGAGCTTGCACTTCATTGGCCTTTAAAAGGATCCCGTCGGTTGAAGAAAAATAAACGGGAGGTTTTGTTTTTCGTTCACTTGCATTTACAGCCCTGAATTTTTGAATCAATGCTATGACAGCGGCCCTGGCAGAAGCTAAAGCAGACTGATATTGAGTAAATATCAATTCTTTATCTTGAATGCACAAGCGAAGGTTCCCGGTCGCCCCAGAAACAGTAGAACAATAATTTTGCAGTTTGTTTGAATACTCATTAAATTTATTTTCTATAAGATTATGACGTTTTGAAGCAAATTTATTCCACTTTTGCAAGGCTCTATTTCTCTTTTCAGACAATTCTGAATACCCTGGGAAAGGGTCTGCGTTTGATTTAAAGCCATCGTATGCCGCACAAAATCCCACAATAATTGTGAGGAAACATAAAAGAAAACTAAAAATATCTGACAATTGGAATGGGGACGAAGCCAACGCATTTAACGCCACCACTTCCGGCCTGTCTATATCCATCTGGAGGCAGTCCCTATAATGCCCAACCATCAACGAATAAAAAAGTAAAGCAGCAATCCACGCAACCGTGAACAGCGGGGTTATATATTTCCAGGGGCCGGTCTTTATATTAAAATGCGGAACAATAAACTTTCCAAATCCAAATGAAACACCTACATTAAATATAGAAAAAAAGCAAGCCATGGCTGCGCCGGCAACCAAGCCGCCTTCTAAGTTTGTTGAAAAAAGGCTTGCGTTAAAAAAAGACTCTATTACGACCAGAAATGCAGATATTGCAAAGGTAAGCAATCCATCCTTCAAATTGCGAGATTTTCCAGCAGGCCTTGTAATATGATATTTTTCTCTGAAATCATAGAATTGTTTTTCAGCGGCCTCTAATTCTTTTTTTTCCTTATCAAAGAAGTGTTCATATTGATCTAATATCTTTTGGCCTTCAATATCAAACATTTTTGGAATGTTTCTGGCATTGTTGTCATTTTGTTTGATATCATCCGCAAGCTTTTCAATTTCTTTTGTTTTATTATCTATCCCAGCTTTCAAAATCTGATTGTATTTAGCCACTGCATCAGGATAGTAATTGTCAATTTGCAATTCCTGAACAGACCTTAATTTAGAATCCGAGGGCGGTTCTTCTTTCCACGCCAAATTCTTAGCTACATAAACAAGAGCGAGCTTTTTAATTATTTCATCAGTTGCCAATGGCGGGAAAGGCGAAATAGAGACATCTAATTTGATGTTGTTTTGGTGGGAAATATTTCTTGGGCTTTTATCCACTGTGACTTCAATTTTGGCGCCGCCCTTAACCATAGCCATTTTCACTCCCTTCTTGCCAAGCCCAATACCAATATGAGAGGCATTCTACAAAAAAATACAACTTATCTAAACAGAACATACCGGATCGTGAGATCCTGTGAGCAGACTGGTTCCTGGTTTAGCAGCTATTCGCCAAGGCTTTTCCGTCCGGGGCACTGCCAGGTCTTTAACTGCCCGACTCTTCAGCAGAGACATGGAAAAGGCCCCGTTCCTGAATAGGAGTGGGGCCTAGCCAAGGACTTGACTTGAAGCCTGGCTACCGCCAGGCGCTGTCCTTAGATTACCTGATCACGCGGTCAGGCTGGTTGTAGACCGTAACCGGCGGAACCGCGCCCTTCCAGAGCGAGACCTGTACGTTCGCGGTGGAAGCGAGGTTGCCGCGGGCGAGCTTCGACGTGGGCTTGTCGAGCACGAGGGTGTTCGAGTTGCCGCGCACGTCGACTTCGCCTTGGGCGGTCTGCGTCGGGTTGTACCAAGCGCCGTGGTGCAGCACCACAACGCCCGGGATGATGCGCTCGGTGATCAGAGCGCCCACGAGCACCTTGCCGCGGCGGCTC includes:
- a CDS encoding methyl-accepting chemotaxis protein, yielding MKIKLPKKTEDNNPNLLPPFLKWVFMVILALKIGSAILAWFLNEPWSLGFWVPLGFMSVYLVYGALAVRNKSYQVKTVFGDSCYYLGFVFTIASIILAMADFDSVHVDIGSIAIRFAAAMVTTGVGMAFRIYYVTFGQEEDKLAGFLSESLGEKTEFRKPEPVEVSSSDPTTIVIQATAHNLRELNAVLVESVNAFNRTRADMLSLSGNIQGSLKQSNAETLAALKSMKQQVEKLMGETSQAFQDNLDSQFEASSENNKKLMEQQQEFSSGVKKTIESSAAGMVESFAETRAALSAQISQLARQVKRSDENMGKAADSLLNAADGLAQKMNSDAVSEAISKLTSTLGQGTLEASKAAKAFSTEVSNTRVDLSPIEKSAQAAGMSIRASSQGLADAIDKFTASLERAKSLEQLSNYSEDIKHSLQAVTQEAQALKDQTRTINESLNGFEDKAQAIASSADKVAEELHKPFFRRFFN